The following proteins are encoded in a genomic region of Nicotiana sylvestris chromosome 4, ASM39365v2, whole genome shotgun sequence:
- the LOC138889517 gene encoding secreted RxLR effector protein 161-like, which translates to MGMIGSLLDLIASRPDIMFTVCKCARFQSASKESHLTAVKRIIQYLIGTASHGLWYPRSNSFKLEGFSDVDHAGDKEERKSTSCICQLLGNSLISWNSKKQALVALSTTEAEYIAIGQCCALLLWMSHQLGDYELLFKPIQILCDNSSAICLSKNHVHHSKAKHIDIKHHFIRDHILKGDIEIAFVGTFAQLADILTKPLLEERFCTLRNLLGIICFSNNS; encoded by the coding sequence ATGGGAATGATTGGATCATTGCTAGATCTGATAGCAAGTCGACCAGATATTATGTTCACCGTATGTAAATGTGCCAGGTTTCAGTCAGCTTCCAAGGAGTCACATTTGACTGCTGTAAAGAGAATCATTCAATATCTCATTGGAACTGCATCTCATGGATTGTGGTATCCTCGCTCTAACTCTTTTAAATTAGAAGGTTTTTCAGATGTTGATCATGCAGGTGATAAGGAAGAAAGAAAGAGCACTAGCTGCATTTGTCAATTACTAGGAAATTCATTAATATCCTGGAACAGTAAAAAACAAGCATTGGTCGCCTTGTCCACTACTGAAGCTGAATACATTGCTATTGGACAGTGTTGTGCACTACTACTATGGATGTCTCATCAATTGGGTGACTATGAGCTTTTGTTTAAACCTATACAAATTCTTTGTGATAATTCTAGTGCTATTTGTCTTTCAAAAAATCATGTGCATCATTCTAAAGCAAAGCATATAGATATTAAGCatcattttattagagatcatATTCTTAAGGGAGATATAGAAATAGCCTTTGTTGGCACCTTTGCTCAATTAGCCGATATTCTTACTAAGCCTTTATTAGAAGAAAGATTTTGTACTTTGAGAAATTTACTTGGCATTATTTGCTTTTCTAATAACTCTTAG